CAGTTAAAGGGACTGGGGAATTATACCTTCTTCAATAAAAGTATTCCCGTGAGCACAGACGCTGCAGTCATCCAGCGAATCCGTAAACTTCTGGAACCCATGCCCCTTAAGGATTTCAGCAATGGTGCCCTGTTAAATGTCCTGGAATCCCATGGGTACTTTTCCTTAAGTTCGGACAGCCAGGTTAACCGGAAGATCAAGGATGCCTGGGGGATCATCCTTAATCTTTATGTAGCCAACGAAAAAGGTCTTAATTTAAGCATTATCGAAAACTTTGTCACCAAACTATTGATATGGTTTGGCGACTATGGCAGACAAACCCCTAAACAATCCGGCCATAATCCGAAAATCATCTACTGGGGAAGTCCCGGCAAGCATGAGGTTTATTTCCTGATCCTCATGAGCCTGTTGGGCTGGGATGTGCTGGTATTCAACACTTCCTTCAAAGACAAGTTTAACAATATTGATAAGTTCAATGAATATTCACGGGTGATCCGCTATCCTCAAGAGCTTCCTGTAGGGGATTTTCCCAGACCAAGCGCCAAGGAAAGCCTGAGACCCGGTCAGACCCCGGTTCAGCAGGGGAGCAGACAACCGGAACCGCCAAGGAAAGTGCCCGAGGCTGTGAGCAGTTCCTTGCTCAGCGATGAAGTGGTTGTCGTGAAATTAAAGAGAACGGAGAATATTCTCCAGGAAATCCTGGTTCCCGTTAAGGAACGCAGCGGCTTTGTCGGCAAGCCTTTCCCAATCCTGCCCACCTTTTTTGTGAGGTATATCGGAGTTCCCGAATCCCTGGATGATTGGGAGGCAGAATACTTCAATAACCTGTACAACATGGACAAGGCCCTGGCCGCCAGGGGTTCTTATTATAAATTTGAGACAGGTATTCCAGCTCCCTCTACCCGGGAGAGTTCTGCCATTCCCGATAAGTTTAAACGCTATTCCTTCCAAAATCATGTTGAGATTATTGAGCAGGCTCTCCTGGCTCAGGTCCTGCCCAGGACGGGCCAGGCTCTTTACGATAATACCATCCGCAAAGCCTTTGCCGACATTGTCAACCTCTTTGTGGAAAAACACGAGAACTGCAGTGTCTCCATGGTTTTGAATTTTGCCTTGAAAATGATCAGCTGGCTGGGGCGCTACCTGCCTAAGTTGATTTCCCGGCCTATCCTGGAACACAATTACGAGGAGAATCCCAAGATTCTCTTCTACGGCAACATTAAAGCTCATGAGATTTATTTGCTGACCTTCTTTTACTGGCTAGGCGGCGATGTGCTCTTCGTTCATTCCGATGAAGAAGGGGATCAACCCTGGCAGAGCTTTGACGAGGGCAGCGTGTTAACCCACCTGGTCAGAAATAAGCACAGCCTGCCCTTGGAAGCGTTTCCTCAAGGAGAACGGTTAATCCGCAAAAGCACCATTGCCTATAACGCCTCCCGGGAAATCGAAGAGGTGATTTACAGCGAGGATGTGGGTTTATTTAAGCCCTGGCAGTTTGAAAGCTACGGAACCCAGCCCATCACCTTAAAGACCACCTATGACGAATTGAAGATCCTTTGGCAGGAGCCGGCCAAGCTGCGGCCGGAATTTAAAGTCCAGAATCACAAAGTCTATGTGCCCAATCTTTTTGCCAAAATTAACGGCGCAGCCGAGGACTTGGACGATTACTGGCAGGATTTAAAGGTTTTAGCCTCGGCCCCGAATACTAAGCTCATCGCCACCCTGCCTTTTACGGAAATCAGGTATACTAAGCAAGAACTCTATCAAACCAATTATTTACTGGACAAAGAGGGCTTCGTGGATGAAGAGAAGGTGGTCAGAGACCGGCACTACAAGTTTGGCTATCTCAAAGCTTCCCTGCAGCATTTTTTAATCGCCAAAATCAATGAACTGTTCCGATCAGGGGTTTTCTTAAAACCTGTGGACGATAAATTGAAGCTCAAGATCCTGATGACCATTTTAACCATGGACGATGATCTTCTGAAATTGATTGAAGTCTTTGATTATCCTCAGGAAATTCCCAAGCTTATCGCCTATGACAATCACAAAAACACCTTTAATGAAAGCGACAGTATTTTGCTGGCTTATTTCAATCTCATCGGTCTGGATATCCTGGTCTTTACCCCTACGAATTACCAGACCCTGGAGCAATTTCTCAAGGAAAGCCTTTTTGACATGCACCAGCTGCCTTTGGTTAAATATGATTTGCTTCTGCCTAGTTTAAATAACCTTTCAGACCATTCTACAAAACTGGGATTATTATCTCGCTTTTTTAAGCGCCACTAACATCACAATTTGAGGAGGAATGAATAATGGAAATTCAAGGTTTTAACACGCAGTTAACGGAGGATAAGAGTTTAGTTCCTCAGCCTGAACCGGTTTTCGACTTGGAAAAACAGAAAAATGAAGTGATGACTAAGGTGAAGGACGGCCCTGAAGTGCGCAGCATCGTCCGCCAGATTAATATTGAAGATGTGGGCTCGATTATGTCCTTCGGCAAGAACACGGCGGAAGAAGTCTCCAGGTTCTCCGATGCCATCCTGCAATCCATGCAAACCACTAAAGTTGAGGATTCAGGAGAACTGCTGCTCCAGCTTAACAAAATCATGGAGAAGTTCGATATTAAGGATTTTGAGGAAAAGCAGCCGGGATTTTTCGAGAAGATGTTTTCCAAAGCCAAGAACACCGTGGAGGCCCTGTTTAAGAAGTACAACTCCATGGGGGATGAGGTAGATAAGGTTTTTGTCACCCTCAAGCAATATGAGGCGGAAATCAATAAGGCCAACCAGAACCTGGATGAGATGTTCAACCGCAATATCGTTTACTATGAGCAGTTGGGTCAGTATATCTATGCCGGTCAGGTGGTCCTGGAAGAGCTCAAAACCAACATCCTGCCTGCGGCTCAGGCCAAAGCCAACCAGACCGGAAATCAAGTGGACCAGGTGCAGGTCAATAATTTGCTCCAGGTTCAGGAGATTATGGAGCAGCGGATTTATGATCTGCAGCTGGCTGAAAATGTGGCGGTGCAAAGTATGCCTACCATTAAATCCATTGAATACGGCAACTATAACCTGATTCGCAAAATCAACTCAGCCTTTGTTATCACCTTACCTATCTTTAAGCAGTGTTTGGTCCAGGCTATTATGCTCAAGCGCCAGTCCGTGCAGGCTAAGGCCATGAGCGCTTTGGATGAAAAGACTAATGAATTATTGCTGAGAAATGCGCAAAATACCGCCCTGCAGTCGAAAATGGTGGCTAAGCTGGCCTCGGGCAGCTCCGTAAGTATCGAAACCCTAGAGCAGTCCTGGCAGACTATTGTCAAAGGGATTGAGGAAACGAAAGCCATTCAGGATGAAATGAGGCAGAAGCGCCAGGATGGAGCCCGGCGCCTGGAGGTGCTTAAGCAGGATTTTGTTAATCGGGGGATTGTCCGGTAGGATGTTAGGGGGGCGCGCCGCTTTGGGTTTGGAGAAACCTGGAGGGGGGCGCTCTTTTTTTGTGGGGGGGTTAAGTATTCTAGAGATGGATTCTTAAGAAAATATTTAATTTTTTGTAAAATGTGGGAGGTGGGTGAGTTATAATGAAGTTAAGATAGTTTGAGGTAAATGACAAAGATCATTTTCTAACACAGCACCTTATCTATACAACTTGAGAAGTTGTTTTATACGATTGCTCTTAAAGCAATTATCATGGACATTGGCTATACAAGCAGATATTGTTAGAAAATTTATATGCTTTTTGAACGGAAAAATAAATTCCTTTCCCGACTGGTTTTCAGCGGAAGGAAGGGATTTTATCTATAATGTGAAGTTGGAAATTAGAAGATTAGATTATAGATGAATTCATTTGTAAAATTATCATTATAAGTCATGCATCTACAGGGAGTATTACCGACATGTGTCGGATACACTCCTATGAAATTAGAGGATATACGACACATGTCGGTAATCCATCGTTATGTGAAATTTCATTTCGGAGAAAATTCTTAGGGTCATAGAATATAGTTAAGGTAGCAGGATGGTTTTACATCATATCTGGTTAGATAAAAAAGAAATTATTGAGGAGGTTATGCCTTTTGGATCTTAATTATAGTAGTCAAATTATTCTTGGGGTTATATCTTTGATGGCTATAATTTTTCTTTTCGTGAGAAAGAGGATGGTTGGTGAATTAATTGGTAAGGCATCTTTATCGAGGATTAGATATTTCTATTTAATTATTAGTATACTTATTCTATATCAAGGAATCAAAGGACTCTATATTGCATTTCACTACCAAGGCTATTTATCGGACTTATCCGTATATGGTTTGATATCAAATATATTGGGAACAGTATGTTTCTTGATTATATTTTTCACATCAAAAATTTATATAGGTATAAAAGGTATATCGGTTCCATCTTTCCCGTTCTTTCTACCTGATAGCCAAATAACAAATTATGAAATCAAATCTAATACGCTTATTCTAAATAGAAAAGGAAAGAGAAAATTCAAGATTAGGATTGAACCAAATGATGTCAAGAATATTGTGAATGGTAAACTAAACCATACACATTTACGCCAATGAAAGCATACAAGTTTCTGCCACAAACCATACAACATTTTGCCAATAACCATACAACTTAAATCAAATACAGCTATCTGACTTTGTTAGAATAGGGGCTAGCAAAGAGGTCAGGAGCTGTTAGAATGAAAGGATTTAAGATGTATAAACAGATACAGCAACTTAAAGAGATTGGATTCACTCGATCTCGGGCTGCCAAGCAGCTGAACATAAATCGGGAAACCGTAACAAGATATTGGAACATGACAGCGGATGAATTCGCCAAACAGCTGTATAGCATTAACCGAGAACTGCTACTTTCAAAATATGAGGAAATTATCATCAGCTGGTTGAAACAATACCCAACAATGACAGCCGCACAAGTATGCGATTGGCTCAAGGAGCATTACAAAGAGGATATCAAGGAACGAACGGTCAGCCGTTATGTCAAAGGGTTACGAGAGGAATATAATCTTAAAAAATCCAATCATCCCAGAGATTATGAGGCTGTAGAAGAGCTCCCAATGGGGCAGCAGTTACAGGTGGACTTTGGTGAAAAGTGGATGCAATCCATTGATGGGCAGCGTGTAAAGATTCGCTTTGCAGCCTTTGTACTCGCTCATGCACGTTACAAATGGGCATTCTTTCAAACTCGGCCATTCACAACAAGCGATCTGGTTTCAAGCTGTCATCAGTGCTTTAGATATATAGGTGGGATGCCGCTAGAAATGGTATTTGATCAGGATAGTATCGTCAGCGTTTCAGAAAACTATGGAGATATTATTCATACCTTTGAGTTTGAGAAGTTCCGGCAAGAATGCAATTTAAAAGTATACCTCTGCCGCGCAGCTGATCCGGAAAGCAAAGGTAAGATCGAGAATGTGGTTAAATTCATCAAGTATAATTTCCTTGAAAACAGACTTTTTGCTGATGAGGAAGTTCTCAACAGTTCGTTCCTAAAATGGTTGGATAGAACCGGTAATGCGAAAATTCACGGCACTACCAAAAAGATACCAGCCAAGGTGTTTGAAGATGAACGTGAACACCTAAGACCTCTGCTGGACATCCGATTAAATGGTGATGTAACCATCTGCAGAAATGTTCGGAAAGATAACACGATCGTCTACGACAGCAATCGGTACTCTTTACCTCTCGGTACATACAACAACCAAAAAGAGGTCAGCATTGAAGCGAAGAATGAAAAATTGACGATTATGACCGTATTCGGTGAATTTATCTGTGAACATCCCATCTCAACCGGCAGAGGTCAATTAATTAAGAGCACCAGTCATTCCAGAGATATTACAGACTCGATGGATAAAGCTCAAACTACTGTTGATAAGCTGTTATTATTCAAGGCAACCGATTTTCTGCAGACAATTCGAACAGAAAAAGCACGCTATGCCCGTGATCAGTTCCGGTTGCTGC
This Desulfosporosinus orientis DSM 765 DNA region includes the following protein-coding sequences:
- the istA gene encoding IS21 family transposase, producing MKGFKMYKQIQQLKEIGFTRSRAAKQLNINRETVTRYWNMTADEFAKQLYSINRELLLSKYEEIIISWLKQYPTMTAAQVCDWLKEHYKEDIKERTVSRYVKGLREEYNLKKSNHPRDYEAVEELPMGQQLQVDFGEKWMQSIDGQRVKIRFAAFVLAHARYKWAFFQTRPFTTSDLVSSCHQCFRYIGGMPLEMVFDQDSIVSVSENYGDIIHTFEFEKFRQECNLKVYLCRAADPESKGKIENVVKFIKYNFLENRLFADEEVLNSSFLKWLDRTGNAKIHGTTKKIPAKVFEDEREHLRPLLDIRLNGDVTICRNVRKDNTIVYDSNRYSLPLGTYNNQKEVSIEAKNEKLTIMTVFGEFICEHPISTGRGQLIKSTSHSRDITDSMDKAQTTVDKLLLFKATDFLQTIRTEKARYARDQFRLLQTLCDKYGIDDVLNAIKYCEVSKLFGITYVKDFLEHSAKPKQVIVLNAIPVSNNKYHVTTEKRSLDVYAKAGGNHE
- a CDS encoding toxic anion resistance protein, encoding MEIQGFNTQLTEDKSLVPQPEPVFDLEKQKNEVMTKVKDGPEVRSIVRQINIEDVGSIMSFGKNTAEEVSRFSDAILQSMQTTKVEDSGELLLQLNKIMEKFDIKDFEEKQPGFFEKMFSKAKNTVEALFKKYNSMGDEVDKVFVTLKQYEAEINKANQNLDEMFNRNIVYYEQLGQYIYAGQVVLEELKTNILPAAQAKANQTGNQVDQVQVNNLLQVQEIMEQRIYDLQLAENVAVQSMPTIKSIEYGNYNLIRKINSAFVITLPIFKQCLVQAIMLKRQSVQAKAMSALDEKTNELLLRNAQNTALQSKMVAKLASGSSVSIETLEQSWQTIVKGIEETKAIQDEMRQKRQDGARRLEVLKQDFVNRGIVR
- a CDS encoding YceG family protein encodes the protein MSDRGVNPYVYCYRVIGCRGDERYFADIAALDRQLKGLGNYTFFNKSIPVSTDAAVIQRIRKLLEPMPLKDFSNGALLNVLESHGYFSLSSDSQVNRKIKDAWGIILNLYVANEKGLNLSIIENFVTKLLIWFGDYGRQTPKQSGHNPKIIYWGSPGKHEVYFLILMSLLGWDVLVFNTSFKDKFNNIDKFNEYSRVIRYPQELPVGDFPRPSAKESLRPGQTPVQQGSRQPEPPRKVPEAVSSSLLSDEVVVVKLKRTENILQEILVPVKERSGFVGKPFPILPTFFVRYIGVPESLDDWEAEYFNNLYNMDKALAARGSYYKFETGIPAPSTRESSAIPDKFKRYSFQNHVEIIEQALLAQVLPRTGQALYDNTIRKAFADIVNLFVEKHENCSVSMVLNFALKMISWLGRYLPKLISRPILEHNYEENPKILFYGNIKAHEIYLLTFFYWLGGDVLFVHSDEEGDQPWQSFDEGSVLTHLVRNKHSLPLEAFPQGERLIRKSTIAYNASREIEEVIYSEDVGLFKPWQFESYGTQPITLKTTYDELKILWQEPAKLRPEFKVQNHKVYVPNLFAKINGAAEDLDDYWQDLKVLASAPNTKLIATLPFTEIRYTKQELYQTNYLLDKEGFVDEEKVVRDRHYKFGYLKASLQHFLIAKINELFRSGVFLKPVDDKLKLKILMTILTMDDDLLKLIEVFDYPQEIPKLIAYDNHKNTFNESDSILLAYFNLIGLDILVFTPTNYQTLEQFLKESLFDMHQLPLVKYDLLLPSLNNLSDHSTKLGLLSRFFKRH